The DNA region CCGGCTTGGGAAAGGTCCCGTCGGGGCGCTTGAAGTTCTGGTAGCGGCTCATGATGAACGACGCCTGGTGTTCGAGTGCGCAGCCCGGCGGATCGGTGAACATCGCCTTGCCCGCGTCCCCGAAATCGGTCAGCAGCGCGGCCGCGGTGCCGCCGCGGATCGCGGCGGGTTCGAGCACGGAACCCCAGTCCAGCCACGCCTGCTTGATCTCGGGCGAGGTCCACGGCAGCCCGCCGGACGCCCACTGCCAGTACTTCTCCGGCCCCGCCGCGTGCAGCAGGATGTCTTCGATCCAGTCGGTTCCCGGCCAGCCCGAGGTGGGCGGGGCGCCCATCCCGACGCACCAGGGCGTGCCGCCCGCCGCCGTCAGCCCGGCGGAGTACTCCCGGAGCGCGGCGAACGTCGTCGGGCGGATCCCGGTCATCCGCGCCGGGTCGTACCAGATCAGGCTCTTGAGATCGGCCTTCACCGCGACCGCGTACAGCTTCTCGGTGCCGATCTGCTGCAGGGTCACCCACTGCGAACTGAAGGACCGCTTCACGGCGGCGGAGAGGTTTTCGTCGAGCGGCAGCAAATCGCCGGACTTCCGGTACTTCGCCAGCACGCCGGCGTTCGGCAGGACGGCCACGTCCGGCGGCGTGCCGCGCTGCACGTCCGAAGCGAGTACCTGGTCGACGGCCCGGGTGCCTTCGTAGAGGTAGTCGATCCCGGTCTCGTCCTTGAACGCGTCCAGCACCTGGCGGAACGCCTTCTCCTCGCCGTCCGTCCAGGACGCGAGGACGACGACCGGCTCGTCCGCCGCCGTCGCCGAACAGCCGCCCGCGACCAGTGACAGCGCCG from Amycolatopsis sp. EV170708-02-1 includes:
- a CDS encoding ABC transporter substrate-binding protein, which translates into the protein MKRLIAVLTALSLVAGGCSATAADEPVVVLASWTDGEEKAFRQVLDAFKDETGIDYLYEGTRAVDQVLASDVQRGTPPDVAVLPNAGVLAKYRKSGDLLPLDENLSAAVKRSFSSQWVTLQQIGTEKLYAVAVKADLKSLIWYDPARMTGIRPTTFAALREYSAGLTAAGGTPWCVGMGAPPTSGWPGTDWIEDILLHAAGPEKYWQWASGGLPWTSPEIKQAWLDWGSVLEPAAIRGGTAAALLTDFGDAGKAMFTDPPGCALEHQASFIMSRYQNFKRPDGTFPKPGTDFDFLSFPGRDVSEVAADLAGMFQDTPQARKLMEFLASEKAQRIWPSILRANAFSANRRLGPDIYPDQVSRRVADTITSASALCFDASDLMPATMTGAFHRAVLEYLSNRDRLDILLKQLDDVRKSIQPGEWLTIPCGQ